The following are encoded in a window of Saccharothrix longispora genomic DNA:
- a CDS encoding carbohydrate ABC transporter permease, producing the protein MTAAVEKGDGRAALAYLAPALLLLVGLLGYPIYQLVLISLFDYGQEQVSGGAPLTFLGLGNYATLLRDARFWSVLGQTVGFAAVCVVGTLLVGASLAVLATRVRAWARTTLFLAALGAWATPAVAGSTIWLFLFDANFGFVNEVLGTTGFSWTYDRWTAFGLVAAQVVWCSFPFVMVTLYAGIKAIPGEVLEAAALDGASTARTATSVILPLLRPLLIVVTIQSVIWDFKVFTQIYIMTNGGGIAGRNLVLNVYAYQQAFAASEYGLGAAIGVVTTLILLLVTVGYLRALRRSGEVL; encoded by the coding sequence GTGACGGCGGCCGTCGAGAAGGGGGACGGGCGGGCCGCGCTCGCCTACCTCGCCCCCGCCCTGCTGCTGCTCGTCGGCCTCCTGGGCTACCCGATCTACCAGCTCGTCCTGATCTCCCTCTTCGACTACGGCCAGGAGCAGGTCAGCGGTGGCGCGCCGCTGACCTTCCTGGGCCTGGGGAACTACGCCACCCTGCTGCGGGACGCGCGGTTCTGGTCCGTGCTCGGGCAGACCGTCGGCTTCGCGGCGGTGTGCGTGGTCGGGACCCTGCTGGTCGGCGCCTCCCTCGCGGTGCTGGCCACCAGGGTCCGCGCGTGGGCGCGCACCACGCTGTTCCTGGCCGCGCTCGGCGCGTGGGCCACGCCCGCCGTCGCCGGGTCCACGATCTGGCTGTTCCTGTTCGACGCGAACTTCGGCTTCGTCAACGAGGTCCTCGGCACCACCGGGTTCTCCTGGACCTACGACAGGTGGACCGCGTTCGGGCTCGTCGCCGCGCAGGTGGTCTGGTGCTCGTTCCCGTTCGTCATGGTCACGCTGTACGCGGGGATCAAGGCGATTCCGGGCGAGGTGCTGGAGGCCGCGGCGCTCGACGGCGCGTCGACCGCGAGGACCGCGACCAGCGTGATCCTGCCGCTGCTGCGGCCGCTGCTGATCGTCGTCACCATCCAGTCGGTCATCTGGGACTTCAAGGTGTTCACCCAGATCTACATCATGACGAACGGCGGCGGCATCGCCGGGCGCAACCTCGTGCTCAACGTGTACGCCTACCAGCAGGCGTTCGCCGCCTCCGAGTACGGGCTGGGCGCGGCGATCGGCGTGGTGACGACGCTGATCCTGCTGCTCGTCACCGTCGGGTACCTGCGGGCGCTGCGGCGGAGCGGGGAGGTCCTGTGA
- a CDS encoding carbohydrate ABC transporter permease translates to MSRGIAEVVTVVVAGVVAFPLYWMVLTALKPESEVVSTDPRPWTLVPTLDSFVRALTVQSFGRYLVNSLVVAGAVVVLSLFVSFLAATALTRFRFRSRTTLLVMLLVVQMVPVEALTIPLFFVMRSVRDVAPAFGLNHLGSLVLVHLAFSLPFAIWMLRGFVAAVPVELEEAATLDGASRFRFLWQVLFPLVAPGLVATSVLSFIHAWNDFLFAKTFIISAAENQTLPLALQVFIKPDQNDWGAIMAGSTLMTIPVLVFFVLVQRRLVAGLAGAVK, encoded by the coding sequence GTGTCGCGCGGGATCGCCGAGGTCGTCACCGTGGTCGTCGCGGGCGTCGTCGCGTTCCCGCTGTACTGGATGGTGCTGACCGCCCTCAAGCCCGAGTCCGAGGTCGTCTCGACCGACCCCCGCCCGTGGACGCTCGTGCCGACGCTCGACAGCTTCGTGCGGGCGCTCACCGTGCAGAGCTTCGGCCGCTACCTGGTCAACAGCCTCGTCGTGGCGGGCGCGGTGGTGGTGCTCAGCCTGTTCGTCTCGTTCCTGGCGGCCACCGCGCTGACCCGCTTCCGGTTCCGCAGCCGCACCACGCTGCTGGTGATGCTGCTGGTCGTGCAGATGGTGCCGGTGGAGGCGCTGACCATCCCGCTGTTCTTCGTCATGCGGTCCGTGCGGGACGTCGCGCCCGCGTTCGGGCTCAACCACCTCGGGTCGCTGGTGCTGGTGCACCTGGCGTTCAGCCTGCCGTTCGCGATCTGGATGCTGCGCGGGTTCGTCGCCGCCGTGCCCGTGGAACTGGAGGAGGCCGCCACGCTGGACGGCGCGTCCCGCTTCCGGTTCCTGTGGCAGGTGCTGTTCCCGCTCGTCGCGCCCGGCCTGGTGGCGACCAGCGTGCTGTCGTTCATCCACGCCTGGAACGACTTCCTGTTCGCCAAGACGTTCATCATCTCGGCGGCGGAGAACCAGACGCTGCCGCTCGCCCTCCAGGTGTTCATCAAGCCCGACCAGAACGACTGGGGCGCGATCATGGCCGGCTCGACCCTGATGACGATCCCGGTGCTGGTGTTCTTCGTCCTCGTCCAACGGCGCCTCGTCGCCGGTCTCGCGGGAGCCGTCAAGTGA
- a CDS encoding beta-N-acetylhexosaminidase — protein sequence MLPRPVSFTPGDGEVDFDGAFRVERVDGPAEGYRLSVSPDGVRVRASDDAGEFHARQTLRQLSGPAAFRAVPPGVVRLPVCEVVDHPRFAWRGVMIDVARHFLPKHDLLRYVDLLAAHKLNVLHLHLTDDQGWRFESRRFPRLHEVGGWRPDSRFGDRRSGGTAGRPHGGYYTQDDLRELVAYAAARHVTVVPEVDVPGHSQAAIAAYPELGAAGGGVWTDWGVNPNVLRADESTVDFYRHVFDELLDVFPSEVVGLGGDEAEGGDGRFVRRIAQHLAARGRRPFGWDEVLDVGPLPTSTVVASWRGEERGLRALDRGHDVVMCPEEHVYLDYRQSDHPDEPIPVGTRTTLEDVHRYEPAGADRVLGAQANLWTEHLDSPRRLDYAAFPRLSAFAEVVWSPAGPRDFAEFRTRLAAHHLPRLDALGVEYRPLDGPRPWQTLPGVPGFPR from the coding sequence CTGCTGCCCAGGCCCGTGTCCTTCACCCCCGGTGACGGCGAGGTCGACTTCGACGGGGCGTTCCGGGTGGAGCGGGTCGACGGGCCCGCCGAGGGCTACCGGCTGTCCGTGTCGCCCGACGGGGTGCGCGTGCGGGCGTCCGACGACGCGGGCGAGTTCCACGCCCGGCAGACGCTGCGGCAGCTCAGCGGGCCCGCCGCGTTCCGGGCCGTGCCACCCGGGGTGGTGCGGCTGCCGGTGTGCGAGGTGGTCGACCACCCGCGGTTCGCGTGGCGGGGCGTGATGATCGACGTGGCCCGGCACTTCCTGCCCAAGCACGACCTGCTGCGCTACGTGGACCTCCTCGCCGCGCACAAGCTGAACGTGCTGCACCTGCACCTCACCGACGACCAGGGCTGGCGCTTCGAGTCGCGGCGCTTCCCGCGGCTGCACGAGGTCGGCGGGTGGCGGCCCGACTCGCGGTTCGGCGACCGGCGTTCCGGCGGCACCGCCGGGCGTCCGCACGGCGGCTACTACACCCAGGACGACCTGCGCGAACTCGTCGCCTACGCGGCGGCGCGGCACGTCACCGTGGTGCCGGAGGTCGACGTGCCCGGCCACAGCCAGGCCGCCATCGCCGCCTACCCGGAGCTGGGCGCCGCCGGCGGCGGCGTGTGGACGGACTGGGGGGTCAACCCCAACGTGCTCCGCGCGGACGAGTCCACCGTGGACTTCTACCGGCACGTGTTCGACGAGCTGCTCGACGTGTTCCCGAGCGAGGTCGTCGGCCTGGGCGGCGACGAGGCCGAGGGCGGTGACGGGCGGTTCGTGCGGCGCATCGCGCAGCACCTCGCGGCGCGCGGGCGGCGGCCGTTCGGCTGGGACGAGGTGCTCGACGTCGGCCCCCTGCCGACGTCCACCGTCGTCGCGTCGTGGCGCGGCGAGGAGCGCGGGCTGCGCGCGCTGGACCGCGGCCACGACGTCGTCATGTGCCCCGAGGAGCACGTCTACCTGGACTACCGGCAGTCCGACCACCCCGACGAGCCCATCCCCGTCGGGACGCGGACGACCCTGGAGGACGTCCACCGGTACGAGCCCGCCGGGGCGGACCGGGTGCTCGGGGCGCAGGCGAACCTGTGGACCGAGCACCTCGACTCACCGCGGCGCCTGGACTACGCCGCCTTCCCCCGCCTCAGCGCGTTCGCCGAGGTCGTGTGGAGCCCCGCGGGTCCCCGCGACTTCGCGGAGTTCCGGACCCGCCTCGCCGCGCACCACCTGCCGAGGCTGGACGCCCTCGGCGTCGAGTACCGCCCCCTCGACGGTCCCCGGCCGTGGCAGACCCTCCCCGGGGTGCCCGGCTTCCCCCGCTAG
- a CDS encoding PspC domain-containing protein, which translates to MTTNTVLNQATDTLNQATDKVKKLRRSRDDRMVAGVCGGLAKLLGVDAALLRILLVAGTLFGFGTGAILYLAAWVLVPEEA; encoded by the coding sequence ATGACGACGAACACCGTGCTGAACCAGGCGACCGACACCCTGAACCAGGCCACCGACAAGGTGAAGAAGCTCCGCCGCAGCCGGGACGACCGCATGGTCGCGGGCGTGTGCGGCGGCCTCGCGAAGCTCCTCGGCGTCGACGCGGCGCTGCTGCGCATCCTGCTGGTCGCCGGGACCCTCTTCGGGTTCGGCACCGGCGCGATCCTCTACCTCGCGGCGTGGGTCCTGGTGCCCGAAGAGGCCTGA
- a CDS encoding AAA family ATPase has protein sequence MTPVEPAAPPEPATPDDLAAALDRVGYLPDDGVATAAFLALRMRRPLFCEGEPGTGKTSLAAALATALGLPLLRLQCHEGIDATQALYDWDFPRQLLHLRALEAAGAVDAEAAEASLHTRRFLLARPLLQALERAPCVLLVDEVDRADDEFEALLLEVLSENAVTIPELGRIAADTPPLVVLTSNRTRDVHDALKRRCLYHWLEHPDLTREVAILRRALPDVTERLATRVATAVRALRDLDLLKPPGVAESLDWARALLALGRTDLDTATAAATLGAVLKYREDTRRALASGVLDRVAGSAVAG, from the coding sequence GTGACGCCAGTCGAGCCCGCCGCACCGCCGGAGCCCGCGACGCCGGACGACCTCGCCGCCGCGCTCGACCGCGTCGGCTACCTGCCGGACGACGGCGTGGCCACCGCCGCGTTCCTGGCCCTGCGGATGCGCCGCCCCCTGTTCTGCGAGGGCGAACCGGGCACCGGCAAGACCTCGCTGGCCGCGGCCCTCGCGACCGCCCTCGGCCTGCCGCTCCTCCGGCTCCAGTGCCACGAGGGCATCGACGCCACCCAGGCCCTCTACGACTGGGACTTCCCGCGCCAGCTCCTGCACCTGCGCGCCCTCGAAGCCGCGGGCGCGGTCGACGCCGAAGCCGCCGAGGCGTCTCTCCACACCCGCCGCTTCCTCCTCGCCCGCCCCCTCCTCCAGGCCCTCGAACGGGCGCCGTGCGTGCTGCTGGTCGACGAGGTGGACCGCGCCGACGACGAGTTCGAGGCGCTCCTGCTGGAGGTGCTGAGCGAGAACGCCGTGACCATCCCCGAACTGGGCCGCATCGCCGCCGACACCCCGCCGCTGGTCGTGCTCACCTCCAACCGCACCCGGGACGTGCACGACGCCCTCAAGCGCCGCTGCCTCTACCACTGGCTGGAGCACCCCGACCTGACCCGCGAGGTCGCCATCCTGCGCCGCGCCCTGCCCGACGTCACCGAGCGCCTCGCCACCCGCGTCGCCACCGCCGTCCGCGCCCTGCGCGACCTCGACCTGCTCAAACCGCCCGGCGTCGCCGAATCCCTGGACTGGGCCCGCGCCCTGCTCGCCCTCGGCCGCACGGACCTCGACACCGCCACGGCCGCCGCGACCCTCGGCGCCGTCCTCAAGTACCGGGAGGACACCCGGCGCGCCCTGGCGAGCGGTGTCCTCGACCGGGTGGCCGGGAGCGCGGTCGCGGGATGA
- a CDS encoding vWA domain-containing protein: MSGADAPTALVGFAHALRHAGVACGPDRVRAFTAALDHLDVARAADVYWAGRVTLCAEPDDLPRYDAAFAAWFGGGDRLPASRPRARTRTASHLAALGGGEGRGGRAPALRVAASDVETLRRKDIAAMSPAEREHLRRLVAELRPVPPRRRAVRARPARRGAVDPDRVLRRMVATREAVPAYRRRTTRPRRVVLLVDVSGSMKPYADALLRFAHVVARAMPVEVCTLGTRLTRVTRQLRHRDPGLALAAAARAVPDADGGTRLGETLKAFLDRWGQRGAARGAVVVLCSDGWERGDTALLAEQAARLARLAHRVLWVNPHAGHDGYRPVQSGIAAALPHLDRLLAGHSLDTLHALLEEVRRA; this comes from the coding sequence ATGAGCGGAGCCGACGCGCCCACCGCGCTCGTGGGGTTCGCCCACGCCCTGCGGCACGCGGGCGTGGCGTGCGGGCCGGACCGGGTGCGGGCGTTCACCGCCGCGCTCGACCACCTCGACGTGGCGCGCGCGGCCGACGTGTACTGGGCCGGCCGGGTCACGCTGTGCGCGGAGCCGGACGACCTGCCCCGCTACGACGCCGCGTTCGCCGCCTGGTTCGGCGGCGGCGACCGGCTGCCGGCGAGCCGCCCGCGCGCCCGCACCAGGACGGCCTCGCACCTCGCCGCCCTCGGCGGAGGGGAGGGGCGCGGTGGTCGGGCGCCCGCGCTCAGGGTCGCGGCGAGCGACGTGGAAACCCTGCGCCGCAAGGACATCGCCGCCATGAGCCCCGCCGAGCGCGAGCACCTGCGGCGGTTGGTGGCCGAGCTGCGTCCCGTGCCGCCCCGGCGGCGGGCGGTGCGGGCGCGGCCCGCGCGCCGCGGCGCCGTCGACCCCGACCGGGTGCTGCGCCGGATGGTCGCCACCCGCGAGGCGGTGCCCGCCTACCGGCGCCGGACGACCCGACCGCGTCGGGTGGTGCTGCTGGTCGACGTGTCCGGCTCCATGAAGCCCTACGCCGACGCGCTGCTGCGGTTCGCGCACGTCGTCGCCCGCGCGATGCCCGTCGAGGTGTGCACCCTCGGCACCCGGCTCACCCGCGTCACCCGGCAGCTGCGGCACCGCGACCCCGGACTCGCGCTCGCCGCCGCGGCCCGCGCCGTGCCCGACGCCGACGGCGGCACGCGGCTGGGCGAGACGCTCAAGGCGTTCCTCGACCGGTGGGGGCAGCGGGGCGCGGCGCGCGGCGCGGTCGTCGTGCTGTGCTCCGACGGCTGGGAGCGCGGCGACACCGCCCTGCTCGCCGAGCAGGCGGCCCGGCTCGCCCGGCTGGCCCACCGGGTGCTGTGGGTCAACCCGCACGCGGGCCACGACGGCTACCGGCCCGTGCAGTCCGGCATCGCCGCCGCCCTGCCGCACCTGGACCGGCTGCTCGCCGGGCACAGCCTCGACACCCTGCACGCCCTGCTGGAGGAGGTCCGACGTGCGTGA
- a CDS encoding XdhC family protein, with protein MRDVLDELARRVDAGETVGVGTVVATFSSAPRPPGAAMLVGADGTVVGSVSGGCVEGAVYELAREVVAGGTPVLQRYGVSDDDAFAVGLTCGGIIDVYVEPVSSATFPQLPDVLASVRAGEPVAVATVVEHPEWVGRRLVVRADRVEGDVPSDRARDAVADDARGLLAAGRSGTLRYGPDGQRRGEGMAVFVNSFEPPPRMLVFGAIDFAAALARLGAFLGYRVTVCDARPVFATAGRFPEADEVVVDWPHRYLAGQAAAGEVDGRTVVAVLTHDPKFDVPLLEVALRLHLGYVGAMGSRRTHDDRLRRLREAGVTEDELARLSSPIGLDLGARTPEETAVSIAAEVIALRWGGGGERLTRTDGAIHRAPGVV; from the coding sequence GTGCGTGACGTGCTGGACGAACTGGCCCGCCGGGTCGACGCCGGGGAGACCGTCGGCGTCGGCACGGTCGTCGCGACGTTCAGCTCCGCGCCGCGCCCGCCCGGTGCGGCGATGCTCGTCGGCGCCGACGGCACGGTCGTCGGCAGCGTGTCCGGCGGCTGCGTCGAGGGCGCGGTGTACGAGCTGGCGCGGGAGGTCGTGGCCGGCGGCACGCCCGTGCTCCAGCGGTACGGGGTCAGCGACGACGACGCGTTCGCCGTGGGCCTGACCTGCGGCGGGATCATCGACGTGTACGTGGAGCCGGTGTCGTCGGCGACGTTCCCGCAGCTGCCCGACGTGCTGGCGAGCGTGCGCGCCGGGGAGCCGGTGGCCGTCGCCACGGTCGTCGAGCACCCGGAGTGGGTGGGCCGCCGGCTCGTGGTGCGGGCGGACCGGGTGGAGGGCGACGTGCCGTCCGACCGGGCCCGCGACGCCGTCGCCGACGACGCGCGCGGCCTGCTCGCCGCCGGCCGCAGCGGCACCCTGCGCTACGGGCCCGACGGCCAACGGCGCGGTGAGGGCATGGCGGTGTTCGTGAACTCGTTCGAGCCGCCGCCCCGGATGCTGGTGTTCGGCGCGATCGACTTCGCCGCCGCCCTCGCGCGGCTGGGCGCGTTCCTCGGCTACCGCGTCACCGTGTGCGACGCGCGACCGGTGTTCGCGACCGCCGGCCGGTTCCCCGAGGCCGACGAGGTGGTCGTCGACTGGCCGCACCGCTACCTGGCCGGGCAGGCCGCGGCCGGGGAGGTCGACGGGCGCACGGTCGTCGCCGTGCTCACCCACGACCCGAAGTTCGACGTGCCGCTGCTGGAGGTCGCCCTGCGGCTGCACCTCGGCTACGTGGGCGCGATGGGGTCCCGCCGGACCCACGACGACCGGCTGCGGCGGCTGCGCGAGGCGGGCGTCACCGAGGACGAGCTGGCCCGGCTGTCCTCGCCCATCGGCCTCGACCTCGGCGCCCGCACCCCCGAGGAGACCGCCGTGTCGATCGCCGCCGAGGTCATCGCGCTGCGCTGGGGCGGCGGCGGGGAGCGGCTGACCCGAACCGACGGCGCCATCCACCGCGCACCGGGGGTTGTCTGA
- a CDS encoding (2Fe-2S)-binding protein, with amino-acid sequence MRITVTVDGVAYTDEVEPRTLLVHHLRERLGKTGTVVGCDTSNCGACTVHLDGRSVKSCSVLAVQAHGREVTTVEGLATDGRLHPVQRAFHENHALQCGFCTPGMIMQAIDLLADNPDPDEDEVRHGLEGNLCRCTGYQNIVRAVRDAAARTRAGGAG; translated from the coding sequence ATGCGGATCACCGTCACCGTCGACGGGGTGGCCTACACCGACGAGGTCGAACCCCGGACGCTGCTGGTCCACCACCTGCGCGAGCGGCTCGGCAAGACCGGCACCGTCGTCGGCTGCGACACGAGCAACTGCGGCGCCTGCACCGTCCACCTCGACGGGCGCAGCGTGAAGTCCTGCTCGGTCCTCGCCGTGCAGGCCCACGGCCGCGAGGTGACCACCGTCGAGGGGCTGGCCACCGACGGGCGGCTGCACCCCGTGCAGCGCGCGTTCCACGAGAACCACGCCCTCCAGTGCGGGTTCTGCACCCCCGGCATGATCATGCAGGCCATCGACCTGCTCGCGGACAACCCCGACCCCGACGAGGACGAGGTGCGGCACGGCCTGGAGGGCAACCTCTGCCGCTGCACCGGCTACCAGAACATCGTCCGCGCGGTCCGCGACGCCGCCGCCCGCACGCGCGCCGGCGGTGCCGGATGA
- a CDS encoding xanthine dehydrogenase family protein molybdopterin-binding subunit yields MTATADPAGAEREIGRARRRKEDARLITGATRWTDNLQLPGMLHLAVLRSPVAHARVTSVDVAEAARMPGVITVLTGRDLADEQGSLPCAWPITEDMKAPPAPPLAVDEVNFAGEAVALVVARSAAEAHDALAAIDVDYEDLPVVLDVTRAVEGGADLVHPDLGTNTSATWVFDSAEAGTGGDVDRAVDEAEVVVRRTFRQQRLIPAFMEPRSVVADPSPDGVTLWSSTQVPHILRWMLSAVLGIPEQKIRVVAPDVGGGFGGKLQVTPEEVLTLLVARRLGKPVKWTETRTESMLSGHHGRDQVQRLTLTARRDGTVTGLDVDLLADMGAYLRLVTPGVPILGAFMFNAIYKFPAYRFTCTNVFTNKVPTDAYRGAGRPEATFAIERLMDELAAELGRDPLDLRRQNWIRHEEFPFTTVAGLTYDTGNYEAATDRAVELFDYDALRAEQAGRRAAGDTVQLGIGVSTYTEMCGLAPSRVLGALRYAAGGWEHAALRVLPTGKVELITGTSPHGQGHVTAWSQIVADRLGVPFEDVEVLHGDTRVAHRGMDSYGSRSLAVGGAAVALAADKVLAKARALAAHLLEVGEDDVEFASGAFAVRGTSTTLAFGDVVVAAHVAHDLPDGMEPGLDAEAVFDPENFSYPHGTHLCAVEVDTETGAVRIRSYVCVDDVGTVVNPLIVEGQVHGGLAQGIAQALFEEAVHDEHGTLTTATLADYLLPSAVDLPHFTTDRTETPADSNPLGVKGVGEAGTIASTPAVVNAVVDAVRHLGVTDVEMPCTPMRVWKAIRGASTDLPTTPAAGGGLGSLHPGSPGPTSPGPTSPGPTSTGPAPTPSTGGDA; encoded by the coding sequence ATGACCGCGACCGCCGACCCCGCCGGCGCCGAGCGGGAGATCGGCCGGGCCCGCCGCCGCAAGGAGGACGCCCGGCTGATCACCGGCGCCACCCGGTGGACCGACAACCTCCAGTTACCCGGCATGCTGCACCTGGCCGTGCTGCGCAGCCCCGTCGCGCACGCCCGCGTCACGTCGGTCGACGTCGCCGAGGCCGCCCGCATGCCCGGCGTGATCACCGTCCTCACCGGCCGCGACCTCGCCGACGAGCAGGGCAGCCTGCCGTGCGCGTGGCCCATCACCGAGGACATGAAGGCGCCGCCCGCGCCGCCCCTCGCGGTGGACGAGGTGAACTTCGCGGGCGAGGCCGTCGCCCTGGTCGTGGCCCGCTCCGCGGCCGAGGCGCACGACGCGCTGGCCGCGATCGATGTCGACTACGAGGACCTGCCCGTGGTGCTCGACGTGACCCGCGCCGTCGAGGGCGGCGCGGACCTCGTGCACCCCGACCTGGGCACCAACACCAGCGCCACCTGGGTGTTCGACTCCGCCGAGGCGGGCACCGGCGGGGACGTCGACCGGGCGGTCGACGAGGCCGAGGTGGTCGTGCGCCGCACGTTCCGCCAGCAGCGGCTCATCCCCGCGTTCATGGAACCCCGCTCGGTGGTGGCCGACCCGTCGCCCGACGGCGTCACCCTGTGGTCGTCCACGCAGGTCCCGCACATCCTGCGGTGGATGCTGTCGGCCGTGCTCGGCATCCCCGAGCAGAAGATCCGGGTCGTCGCGCCGGACGTCGGCGGCGGGTTCGGCGGCAAGCTCCAGGTCACGCCCGAGGAGGTGCTGACCCTGCTCGTCGCGCGCCGCCTCGGCAAACCCGTGAAGTGGACCGAGACGCGCACCGAGTCCATGCTGTCCGGCCACCACGGCCGCGACCAGGTGCAGCGGCTCACCCTCACCGCCCGCCGCGACGGCACCGTCACCGGCCTCGACGTCGACCTGCTCGCCGACATGGGCGCCTACCTGCGGCTGGTCACACCGGGCGTGCCGATCCTCGGCGCGTTCATGTTCAACGCCATCTACAAGTTCCCCGCCTACCGGTTCACCTGCACGAACGTGTTCACGAACAAGGTGCCCACGGACGCCTACCGCGGCGCGGGGCGGCCCGAGGCCACGTTCGCGATCGAACGGCTCATGGACGAGCTGGCCGCCGAACTGGGCCGCGACCCCCTGGACCTGCGCCGGCAGAACTGGATCAGGCACGAGGAGTTCCCGTTCACCACGGTCGCGGGCCTCACCTACGACACCGGGAACTACGAGGCCGCCACCGACCGGGCCGTCGAGCTGTTCGACTACGACGCGCTGCGCGCCGAGCAGGCCGGGCGCCGCGCCGCCGGCGACACCGTGCAGCTCGGCATCGGCGTGTCCACCTACACCGAGATGTGCGGGCTCGCCCCGTCCCGCGTGCTCGGCGCCCTGCGGTACGCGGCCGGCGGCTGGGAGCACGCGGCGCTCCGCGTGCTGCCCACCGGCAAGGTCGAGCTGATCACCGGCACCTCGCCGCACGGCCAGGGCCACGTCACGGCGTGGAGCCAGATCGTCGCCGACCGGCTCGGCGTGCCGTTCGAGGACGTCGAGGTGCTGCACGGCGACACCCGCGTCGCGCACCGCGGCATGGACAGCTACGGGTCCCGCTCGCTGGCCGTCGGCGGCGCGGCCGTCGCGCTCGCCGCCGACAAGGTGCTGGCCAAGGCCCGCGCGCTGGCCGCGCACCTGCTGGAGGTCGGCGAGGACGACGTCGAGTTCGCCTCCGGCGCGTTCGCCGTGCGCGGCACGTCCACCACGCTGGCGTTCGGCGACGTGGTGGTCGCCGCCCACGTCGCGCACGACTTGCCCGACGGCATGGAACCCGGCCTCGACGCGGAGGCCGTGTTCGACCCGGAGAACTTCTCCTACCCGCACGGCACGCACCTGTGCGCGGTCGAGGTCGACACGGAGACCGGCGCGGTGCGGATTCGCTCGTACGTGTGCGTGGACGACGTCGGCACGGTGGTGAACCCGCTGATCGTGGAGGGCCAGGTGCACGGCGGCCTGGCGCAGGGCATCGCGCAGGCCCTGTTCGAGGAGGCCGTGCACGACGAGCACGGCACCCTCACCACGGCCACCCTCGCCGACTACCTGCTGCCCTCCGCGGTGGACCTGCCGCACTTCACCACCGACCGCACCGAGACGCCCGCCGACTCCAACCCGCTGGGCGTGAAGGGCGTCGGCGAGGCGGGCACCATCGCGTCCACCCCGGCCGTGGTCAACGCCGTCGTGGACGCCGTGCGGCACCTGGGCGTGACCGACGTGGAGATGCCGTGCACCCCGATGCGGGTGTGGAAGGCGATCCGGGGCGCGTCCACCGACCTGCCCACCACGCCCGCCGCCGGCGGCGGCCTCGGTTCCCTCCACCCCGGTTCCCCCGGCCCGACTTCCCCCGGCCCGACTTCCCCCGGCCCGACTTCCACCGGCCCGGCTCCCACCCCCTCGACCGGAGGCGACGCATGA
- a CDS encoding FAD binding domain-containing protein, with protein sequence MIPAAFDYVAPTTVEDAVRALAEGGEDAKVMAGGQSLIPVLRMRLAAPTLVVDVTGLTALAGVRDEGDSLLVGALTTHHDVRRDPLVREHADLLRLATDTVADPQVRHRGTVGGSLAHADPAGDLPAVALAVDAVMVCAGPGGTREVPAAEFFVDYFTTDLAPDELLTHVRVPKLTGWGACYEKFARVAQAWSVVAVAAAVRVVDGEVAGARIGLTNMGPTPVRARGAEEALVGRPATAAVIAEAAARAAEGANPATDADGDAEYRSHLARVLTRRAVTTAVGVRP encoded by the coding sequence ATGATCCCGGCCGCGTTCGACTACGTCGCGCCCACCACCGTCGAGGACGCCGTGCGGGCCCTCGCCGAGGGCGGCGAGGACGCCAAGGTGATGGCGGGCGGGCAGAGCCTCATCCCGGTGCTGCGGATGCGGCTGGCCGCGCCGACCCTCGTCGTCGACGTGACCGGGCTGACCGCGCTGGCGGGCGTGCGCGACGAGGGCGACTCGCTGCTCGTCGGCGCCCTCACCACGCACCACGACGTGCGGCGCGACCCGCTGGTGCGCGAGCACGCCGACCTGCTGCGGCTCGCCACCGACACCGTCGCCGACCCGCAGGTGCGCCACCGCGGCACGGTCGGCGGCTCCCTGGCCCACGCCGACCCGGCCGGCGACCTGCCCGCCGTGGCGCTCGCGGTCGACGCGGTGATGGTGTGCGCGGGACCGGGCGGGACCCGCGAGGTGCCCGCGGCGGAGTTCTTCGTCGACTACTTCACCACCGACCTCGCCCCCGACGAACTGCTCACCCACGTGCGCGTGCCCAAGCTGACCGGCTGGGGCGCGTGCTACGAGAAGTTCGCCCGGGTCGCCCAGGCGTGGTCGGTCGTCGCGGTCGCCGCGGCGGTGCGGGTCGTCGACGGCGAGGTCGCCGGCGCCCGGATCGGCCTGACCAACATGGGGCCCACCCCGGTGCGGGCGCGCGGCGCGGAGGAGGCGCTGGTCGGACGGCCCGCGACGGCCGCGGTGATCGCCGAGGCCGCCGCCCGCGCCGCCGAGGGCGCGAACCCCGCGACGGACGCCGACGGCGATGCCGAGTACCGCTCGCACCTGGCCCGGGTGCTCACCCGACGCGCGGTGACCACCGCGGTGGGGGTGCGCCCGTGA